From one Bifidobacterium sp. WK012_4_13 genomic stretch:
- a CDS encoding ABC transporter substrate-binding protein — protein MKRKSAVLKLGAMACVAVFALSACGGSGSSATGKNGKPTINVQVILDARAEKMQKMGWTKQLAAACDCNINWINTGSAAWSNQKQATLASGDVADVTIGGYGSGDMSTYGSLFMDLKPELKSMPNVSKMFKTDPYSEVVSTTYDGKIYGTPVVARPVTARTSNHMFINKTWLDKLGLKVPTTWAELEQDLIAFKNDDPNGNGKADEIPMDFYTPGTDNFWLFQPNVLLSSMGIVVPNGPLGMYVDNGKVKNYLTDTRYKTLIEYMNKLWNDGVISPEAFTHDWSKFTSTAKGNGKTATVGFEWMWTPAGTFGADNYDQYVTIPSLEQSANQKTSPVWSYNGDDLAYKIDAAVVSSKVADAQKTAALKFVDAFYSADMSVQARYGAFGTAVKKLGTNHYKILNAPKGHEESDWMFYQALGDAAPGWINTDMKLDLPTLDAQVKPVDAVYDKDYKNVNFNKDILYQNMPATKTQSDTMDTNTTNYAQYAMS, from the coding sequence ATGAAGAGAAAAAGTGCGGTTCTGAAACTTGGTGCCATGGCATGCGTTGCGGTGTTTGCACTGTCCGCATGCGGTGGCAGCGGCAGTTCAGCGACCGGAAAGAACGGCAAGCCAACCATCAACGTACAGGTCATTTTGGATGCACGAGCAGAAAAAATGCAGAAAATGGGTTGGACGAAGCAACTGGCGGCTGCCTGCGATTGCAATATCAACTGGATCAACACCGGCAGTGCCGCATGGTCCAACCAGAAGCAGGCGACGCTCGCCTCAGGTGATGTCGCCGACGTTACCATCGGCGGCTATGGCTCTGGTGATATGAGCACATACGGTAGCTTGTTCATGGACCTGAAGCCAGAGCTCAAGAGCATGCCGAATGTATCGAAGATGTTCAAGACCGACCCCTATTCAGAAGTCGTATCTACGACCTATGACGGCAAGATCTATGGAACCCCCGTTGTCGCGCGTCCCGTGACGGCAAGGACCAGCAACCATATGTTCATCAACAAGACCTGGCTCGACAAGCTTGGTCTCAAGGTTCCGACCACATGGGCCGAGCTCGAGCAGGATCTGATCGCCTTCAAGAACGACGATCCTAACGGCAACGGCAAGGCCGATGAGATTCCTATGGACTTCTATACTCCAGGAACCGATAATTTCTGGCTCTTCCAGCCGAACGTCCTGCTTTCGAGCATGGGAATCGTCGTTCCTAACGGACCTCTCGGCATGTATGTGGATAATGGCAAGGTCAAGAACTATCTGACCGATACTCGCTATAAGACCTTGATCGAATACATGAACAAGCTGTGGAACGATGGTGTGATTTCTCCCGAGGCATTCACGCATGACTGGTCAAAGTTCACCAGCACCGCAAAGGGCAATGGCAAGACCGCAACAGTCGGATTCGAATGGATGTGGACTCCTGCAGGTACTTTCGGAGCCGACAACTACGACCAATACGTGACCATTCCTTCTCTTGAACAGAGTGCGAATCAGAAGACCTCTCCAGTGTGGTCGTATAACGGCGATGACCTTGCCTACAAGATCGATGCAGCCGTGGTGTCTTCCAAGGTGGCCGACGCTCAGAAAACAGCCGCTCTCAAGTTCGTCGATGCCTTCTACTCGGCCGACATGTCCGTTCAGGCACGCTATGGCGCATTCGGAACTGCCGTCAAGAAGCTCGGAACCAACCACTACAAGATTCTCAACGCACCCAAGGGTCATGAGGAATCCGACTGGATGTTCTATCAGGCACTGGGCGATGCCGCTCCAGGCTGGATCAACACCGACATGAAGCTCGACCTTCCAACTCTCGATGCACAGGTCAAGCCAGTCGATGCCGTGTATGACAAGGATTACAAGAACGTCAACTTCAACAAGGACATTCTCTACCAGAACATGCCTGCCACCAAGACCCAGAGTGACACGATGGACACGAACACGACCAATTACGCACAGTATGCGATGAGCTAG
- a CDS encoding VOC family protein, with translation MTTFTTDVQHVGLPTSDLDGTIEFYKNVMGFEVAGVFRNGDSRCAFLRYGHITLESWEVEESQMADGAWNHLALDCKDIDAAFENAKALGLDLIDKEVQSIPSFWDNGIRYFNIHGPNKEIIEFCQIV, from the coding sequence ATGACCACATTCACCACCGACGTTCAGCACGTCGGCTTGCCAACGTCCGATCTGGACGGGACGATCGAATTCTACAAGAACGTGATGGGCTTCGAAGTCGCAGGAGTGTTCAGGAATGGCGATTCACGCTGCGCGTTCCTTCGATATGGGCATATCACCTTGGAAAGCTGGGAGGTCGAGGAATCGCAGATGGCGGACGGAGCATGGAACCATCTTGCCCTTGACTGCAAGGACATCGATGCTGCATTTGAAAATGCCAAGGCGCTTGGCCTGGACCTGATCGACAAAGAGGTGCAAAGCATTCCATCGTTCTGGGACAACGGCATTCGTTACTTCAACATTCATGGTCCGAACAAGGAAATCATCGAGTTCTGCCAGATCGTCTGA